AAGATTATGAAGCACTTGTTGGAATTCTTTAGATCCAACCGATAATTTCACCATTTAATGACCTCCCAATTCCATACTAATTACTAATATTATATCATATGTACAAATTATAAAAAATATACTGGAACTTCAGGTATGTATCAAGATATGTAGTTTTCATTGGGGTATGGCCTCAGCTGACTCATCACGGCTAATTTTTGTCAACCAAGTTGCATACGCCGTTTCCATCTGTCCGCGAAGCTACCCTAGCTACCCTAGGCTATAATGGTTGGTCACTACATGCCCCCTGCGGCCCACAACAAAATAAATACCCCCGCCACCAACATTAATGTGACGAGGGTTGAAGATATCAGCCAATACTGCCTTCCATCTCGAATTTGATCAATCGATTCATCTCAACGGCATATTCCATGGGTAATTCCTTAGTAAATGGCTCGATGAAGCCCATGACGATCATCTGGGTTGCCTCTTGGCGAGTTAAGCCACGACTCATCAGGTAGAAGAGCTGATCCTCACTCACTTTGGAAACAGTGGCTTCATGCTCCAAGGTGACATCCTGATTCTGTACCTCGTTGAACGGAATGGTGTCTGATGTAGATTCCTTATCGAGAATCAAGGTATCACATTGGATATTGGCTTTGGAGCCTTGTGCCTTCTTACCGAACTTCGCCAAGCCACGATAGGTGGTCTTCCCACCATTTTTACTGATGGACTTGGAGATGATGGTGGAAGTACAATCTGGTGCAAGGTGGGTTACCTTGGAGCCAGCGTCTTGATGCTGACCATTTCCAGCCACAGCAATGGAGAGTACATTGGCTTTGGCCCGTGGTCCTACCATCACCACTGCTGGATATTTCATGGTCAATTTACTACCGATATTCCCATCGACCCACTCCATGGTGGCATCAGCGTGGGCAACAGCTCGCTTGGTTACGAGGTTATAGACGTTATTGGACCAGTTTTGAATGGTGGTATAACGGGCACGACCTCGGTCCTTCACGATAATCTCAACCACCGCACTGTGAAGTGAATCAGTGGAATAGATGGGTGCTGTACATCCTTCAACATAATGGACGAAAGCATCCTCATCTACAATAATCAAGGTCCGCTCAAATTGACCCATATTCTCGGAATTAATCCGGAAGTATGCTTGAAGAGGTACCTCCACCTTCACACCCTTCGGTACATAGATGAAGCTACCTCCAGACCAGACCGCACTGTTGAGCGCAGCAAATTTATTATCTGTAGGCGGTACCACCGTTCCAAAGTATTCTTTAAATAGCTCAGGATATTCGCGTAAGGCGGTATCAGTATCGGAGAAGATAACCCCTTGCTTCTCCAGCTCTTCCTGCATGTTATGATAAACCACTTCCGACTCATACTGGGCAGAGACCCCAGATAGATACTTCTGCTCGGCCTCTGGTATCCCTAGCTTATCGAAGGTATTCTTAATCTCTGATGGTACCTCGTCCCAGGAACGTCCCTTCGTCTCAGAAGGCTTGACATAGTACGTAATCTTATCAAAATCGAGCTCCGACAAGTCACCGCCCCATTTTGGCATGGGCATTTTCTCGAACTGCTCCAAGGATTTAAGGCGGAACTGCAACATCCAATCAGGCTCACCCTTCATGCGAGAAATCTCTTCCACCACTTTTCGACTTAAACCCTGCTTCATGCGAAAAACGGAAACGTCTGGGTCATGGAAACCATACTGGTATTCTTCTAGCTCAATCATCTCTTTTGCCATTCCAATCCCTCCTTACTCTTCTTTACTCTCGCTACCTACGCCTTTCTCTAATGCTTTCCAGCCAAGCGTAGCGCATTTGATCCGGGCAGGAAATTTTGATACACCTTGAAGAGCCTCAATATCTCCCCAATCCAAATCGTCCAACTCAACCTCTTCCCCTAACATCATTTGAGAAAAGAGATCTGCAAATTTTAGTGCGTTCTCAACGGTCTGACCTTTTACAGCAGCCGTCATCATTGAAGCAGAAGCCATGCTGATGGAACAGCCGTCTCCCTCGAACTTGATCTCCGAAATTTTTCCGTCATCAACGAGTAATTGAAGTGTGATTTTATCACCACAGGTGGGATTGTTCAAGTGAACCGTTAATACTCCATCACCATCTAAGTGGCCGCGGTTTCTTGGATGCTGATAATGTTCCATGATCACTTGGCGATATAGATTATCTAAAGACATTGGTAAAGTACTCCTTTGTATGAATTAAGCCTTCAACCAGGCGATCCACTTCTTCTTCGGTATTATAGATATAAAAGCTTGCTCGTGCTGTGGAAGAGACCTGTAACCATTTCATTAATGGCTGGGCGCAATGATGACCTGCGCGGATTGCGATTCCTTCTACATCTAATACGGTCGCCACATCATGAGGATGAACATGATCTACATTAAAGGTAACCAGTCCACCTCGTTCCTTCGGACCATAGATCGTGATTCCATCTAGTTCTGATAAGCGCTGATAAGCGTAATCAACCAGCTTCTTTTCATAGGCCTCAATCTCAGCGAAGCCAATCGCTTCGAGGAAATCAATCGCCGCACCTAAGCCAATAGCTTGGGCAATCACTGGCGTTCCTCCTTCAAATTTATAAGGAAGATCAGCCCAAGTGGAATCGTATAATTCTACCGTATCGATCATCTCGCCACCAAATTCAATGGGATCCATCTGCTCTAGCAGTGCCTTTTTTCCATAAAGTACACCGATCCCCGTTGGTCCCATCATTTTATGACCACTAAAGGCCAGAAAATCACAATCTAGATCCTGCACGTCCACCTT
Above is a genomic segment from Rubeoparvulum massiliense containing:
- the sufB gene encoding Fe-S cluster assembly protein SufB: MAKEMIELEEYQYGFHDPDVSVFRMKQGLSRKVVEEISRMKGEPDWMLQFRLKSLEQFEKMPMPKWGGDLSELDFDKITYYVKPSETKGRSWDEVPSEIKNTFDKLGIPEAEQKYLSGVSAQYESEVVYHNMQEELEKQGVIFSDTDTALREYPELFKEYFGTVVPPTDNKFAALNSAVWSGGSFIYVPKGVKVEVPLQAYFRINSENMGQFERTLIIVDEDAFVHYVEGCTAPIYSTDSLHSAVVEIIVKDRGRARYTTIQNWSNNVYNLVTKRAVAHADATMEWVDGNIGSKLTMKYPAVVMVGPRAKANVLSIAVAGNGQHQDAGSKVTHLAPDCTSTIISKSISKNGGKTTYRGLAKFGKKAQGSKANIQCDTLILDKESTSDTIPFNEVQNQDVTLEHEATVSKVSEDQLFYLMSRGLTRQEATQMIVMGFIEPFTKELPMEYAVEMNRLIKFEMEGSIG
- the sufU gene encoding Fe-S cluster assembly sulfur transfer protein SufU encodes the protein MSLDNLYRQVIMEHYQHPRNRGHLDGDGVLTVHLNNPTCGDKITLQLLVDDGKISEIKFEGDGCSISMASASMMTAAVKGQTVENALKFADLFSQMMLGEEVELDDLDWGDIEALQGVSKFPARIKCATLGWKALEKGVGSESKEE